From Actinosynnema mirum DSM 43827, a single genomic window includes:
- a CDS encoding TolB family protein, with translation MDVGWRRVLLAVAAILLVVGAGAAYVVGVVEDSSPQVQAGSAEPDLMFVELADGRSRVQETSLADPSGRNDTDLQCQRVYRSSGTTVCLRLAGPNVYAAEVSRGGKVLATVPLPGVPSRAKVSKSGNVVSWTSFVTGDSYLVPGGFSTRTGYYDVRTGKSVDSLEHFTAEVEGAVLTAQDANYWGLTVADDDNTFYATLASGGYTWLVKGDLAAERVVSQRRDAECPSISPDGTKVAYKKRIGRLGPWDLAVLDLASGEELRLPGTAGVDDQATWLDGGRVAFAAVPKDAKLAAIHVVPVDGSRDAEILVRDATSPSPI, from the coding sequence ATGGATGTGGGCTGGCGACGCGTCCTGCTGGCCGTGGCCGCCATTCTACTGGTCGTCGGTGCAGGCGCGGCTTATGTCGTGGGCGTGGTGGAGGACTCCTCTCCGCAGGTCCAGGCCGGTTCGGCTGAGCCGGACCTGATGTTCGTGGAGCTCGCGGACGGCCGCAGCCGGGTCCAGGAGACCAGCCTCGCCGATCCGTCCGGTCGCAACGACACGGACCTCCAGTGCCAGCGGGTTTACCGCTCCAGCGGGACCACGGTGTGCCTGAGGCTGGCGGGGCCGAACGTCTACGCGGCCGAGGTCAGCCGTGGTGGGAAGGTGCTCGCGACCGTTCCGCTGCCCGGCGTCCCGAGCCGCGCGAAGGTCTCCAAGTCGGGCAACGTGGTGTCGTGGACCTCGTTCGTGACCGGTGACTCGTACCTCGTTCCGGGCGGGTTTTCCACTCGTACGGGCTATTACGACGTCCGCACGGGGAAGTCGGTGGACTCGCTGGAGCACTTCACCGCCGAGGTCGAGGGCGCCGTGCTGACCGCGCAGGACGCGAACTACTGGGGGCTCACGGTCGCGGACGACGACAACACCTTCTACGCCACGCTCGCGTCGGGCGGGTACACCTGGCTGGTGAAGGGCGACCTGGCGGCGGAGCGGGTGGTGTCGCAGCGCAGGGACGCGGAGTGCCCGTCGATCTCGCCGGACGGCACGAAGGTGGCCTACAAGAAGCGCATCGGCAGGCTGGGGCCGTGGGACCTGGCCGTGCTGGATCTGGCGAGCGGGGAGGAGCTGAGGCTGCCGGGGACCGCCGGGGTGGACGACCAGGCGACGTGGTTGGACGGCGGCAGGGTGGCGTTCGCGGCGGTGCCGAAGGACGCGAAGCTGGCGGCGATCCACGTGGTCCCGGTGGACGGGTCGCGGGACGCGGAGATCCTGGTGCGCGACGCGACCTCGCCGTCGCCGATCTAG
- a CDS encoding glycosyltransferase family 2 protein, which translates to MTRDPARPTVDVVIPCYNYARFLRACVRSALDQPGVDVRVLIIDDTSSDETPQVMAELMAEDPRVEGRRHEVNKGHIATYNEGLLEWAKADYTVLLSADDLLAPGSLARAAQVFRDNPKVGMVYGRVVYYQDHDDLPSIVAAPAGTTVWSGVDWIERRCRTGQNVLSSPEAVVRTSVQQAVGGYRPDLPHAGDLEMWMRIAAVSDIGYVRGAPAAYYRVHQQSMFRTQFSSVFADLEQRQAVFDRFFAEHPDLPGAGMLRALAKRSIAKDALWRAVRAYDRDKLDEIPADELAEFAEKVYGGAGNLPEHRALTRRKALGPKVCSRTQLFVGSHLAKRGMGWVGKQVWKWRGQ; encoded by the coding sequence GTGACTCGAGACCCGGCACGTCCCACGGTCGATGTCGTCATACCCTGCTACAACTACGCCAGGTTCCTGCGCGCTTGCGTGCGCAGCGCGCTGGACCAGCCGGGCGTGGACGTGCGGGTGTTGATCATCGATGACACCTCAAGCGACGAGACCCCGCAGGTCATGGCCGAGCTGATGGCCGAGGACCCCCGTGTGGAGGGCCGTCGGCACGAGGTCAACAAGGGGCACATCGCCACCTACAACGAGGGCCTGCTGGAGTGGGCCAAGGCCGATTACACGGTGCTGCTGTCGGCCGACGACCTGCTCGCGCCCGGTTCGCTGGCCCGCGCCGCGCAGGTGTTCCGGGACAACCCGAAGGTCGGCATGGTCTACGGCCGGGTCGTCTACTACCAGGACCACGACGACCTTCCCTCGATCGTGGCCGCGCCCGCGGGGACCACCGTCTGGTCCGGTGTGGACTGGATCGAGCGCCGTTGCCGCACCGGTCAGAACGTGCTGTCCTCTCCTGAGGCGGTCGTGCGCACCTCGGTCCAGCAGGCCGTCGGCGGCTACCGCCCCGACCTCCCGCACGCGGGTGACCTGGAGATGTGGATGCGCATCGCGGCCGTGTCGGACATCGGGTACGTGCGGGGCGCGCCCGCCGCGTACTACCGGGTCCACCAGCAGAGCATGTTCCGCACCCAGTTCTCCTCGGTGTTCGCGGACCTGGAGCAGCGGCAGGCGGTGTTCGACCGGTTCTTCGCCGAGCACCCCGACCTGCCCGGCGCCGGGATGCTGCGGGCGCTCGCGAAGCGGTCCATCGCCAAGGACGCCCTGTGGCGGGCCGTGCGCGCCTACGACCGGGACAAGCTCGACGAGATCCCGGCGGACGAGCTGGCCGAGTTCGCGGAGAAGGTCTACGGCGGGGCCGGGAACCTGCCCGAGCACCGCGCGCTGACCAGGCGCAAGGCCCTCGGCCCGAAGGTGTGCAGCCGCACCCAGCTGTTCGTGGGCTCGCACCTGGCCAAGCGCGGGATGGGCTGGGTGGGCAAGCAAGTGTGGAAGTGGCGCGGGCAGTGA
- a CDS encoding SDR family NAD(P)-dependent oxidoreductase has protein sequence MVLPFGAAMGMGYETAKLFAEAGAKVVEAGGEARFVEVDVSSSEQVQGMVAATVAAYGRLDVAVCMKYEIRRLLEQGGGGSIVNISSVSGFRPQPNNIAYVAAKHGVVGMTKVAALAETGQTAEEFAPQLSLLGRFGQGREIAQAGLWLASDASSYLTGTTIHADAGYTAR, from the coding sequence GTGGTTCTTCCGTTCGGCGCGGCGATGGGCATGGGGTACGAGACCGCCAAGCTGTTCGCCGAGGCGGGCGCGAAGGTCGTCGAGGCGGGTGGCGAGGCGCGCTTCGTCGAGGTCGACGTCTCCAGCAGCGAGCAGGTGCAGGGCATGGTCGCTGCGACCGTGGCCGCTTACGGCAGGCTGGACGTCGCGGTGTGCATGAAGTACGAGATCCGCCGGCTCCTGGAGCAGGGGGGCGGTGGGTCGATCGTGAACATCTCGTCGGTGAGCGGGTTCCGGCCGCAGCCGAACAACATCGCTTATGTGGCGGCGAAGCACGGTGTGGTCGGGATGACCAAGGTGGCGGCGCTGGCGGAGACCGGGCAGACGGCGGAGGAGTTCGCGCCGCAGTTGAGCCTGCTGGGGCGGTTCGGGCAGGGGCGGGAGATCGCGCAGGCCGGCTTGTGGCTGGCCAGTGACGCGTCCTCGTACCTGACGGGGACGACGATTCACGCGGATGCCGGGTACACGGCTCGGTGA
- a CDS encoding IS4 family transposase encodes MPRPGQVKPETDARLSDRIAIGLLTRSFPPELVDRVIAETGREGQRDRLLPPRVVVYFVLAMCLFSGQGYEEVARLLTEGLSWAARWSKPWRVPTTAAISRARVKLGAAPLKALFEQVARPLAEPTTRGSWYRTWRVLAVDGTTFDAPDTPENVERFGRPGSGRAAARGDRAAFPQVRAVAVAECGTHAIVAATLGPITKAEATLARDLFPGLGEGELLIADRGFAGLPLWRAARANGADLLWRVRANVVLPVREELPDGSYLSEIVATDDHYRRKDPVTVRVVEYTLDDPARPEHDAPYRLITTILDHRKAPARELAALYCQRWEIETALDELKTHQRGPGQVLRSRSPDGVEQEVWAHLLVHHAIRSLMHTAATDAGLDPDRLSFIRTLRLARRQTAAQAAFSP; translated from the coding sequence ATGCCACGGCCTGGGCAGGTCAAGCCGGAGACGGATGCGCGGTTGTCGGATCGGATCGCGATCGGGTTGTTGACCAGGTCGTTTCCGCCGGAGTTGGTGGATCGGGTGATCGCCGAGACCGGTCGGGAAGGGCAGCGTGATCGGTTGTTGCCGCCGAGGGTGGTGGTGTACTTCGTGTTGGCGATGTGCCTGTTCTCCGGTCAGGGTTATGAAGAGGTGGCCCGGTTGTTGACGGAGGGGTTGTCGTGGGCGGCGCGATGGTCGAAGCCTTGGCGGGTGCCCACGACGGCGGCGATTTCCCGGGCTCGGGTGAAGCTTGGCGCGGCGCCGCTGAAGGCGTTGTTCGAGCAGGTCGCGCGGCCGTTGGCGGAGCCGACCACGCGTGGTTCGTGGTATCGGACCTGGCGGGTGCTGGCGGTCGACGGCACGACCTTCGACGCACCGGACACGCCGGAGAACGTCGAGCGGTTCGGCCGGCCGGGCAGTGGACGGGCGGCGGCGCGGGGTGATCGGGCGGCGTTTCCGCAGGTGCGGGCGGTGGCGGTGGCCGAGTGCGGCACGCATGCGATTGTCGCGGCCACCCTGGGCCCGATCACCAAGGCCGAGGCCACCCTCGCCCGGGACCTGTTCCCCGGCCTGGGCGAGGGCGAGCTGCTGATCGCCGACCGCGGGTTCGCCGGACTGCCGTTGTGGCGGGCCGCCCGCGCCAACGGAGCCGATCTGTTGTGGCGGGTGCGCGCGAACGTCGTGCTGCCGGTGCGCGAGGAGCTGCCCGACGGTTCGTATCTGTCGGAGATCGTGGCCACCGACGACCACTACCGCCGCAAGGACCCGGTGACGGTGCGGGTGGTCGAGTACACACTGGACGACCCGGCACGCCCCGAACACGATGCGCCGTATCGGTTGATCACCACGATCCTGGACCACCGCAAAGCTCCTGCACGCGAGTTGGCGGCGTTGTACTGCCAACGCTGGGAGATCGAGACCGCGCTGGACGAACTCAAGACCCACCAACGCGGCCCCGGACAGGTGCTGCGGTCCCGCTCGCCCGACGGGGTCGAGCAGGAGGTCTGGGCGCATCTGCTGGTGCACCACGCGATCCGGTCGCTGATGCACACCGCCGCCACCGATGCGGGCCTGGATCCCGACCGGCTCTCGTTCATCCGCACCCTGCGCCTGGCCCGCCGCCAGACCGCCGCCCAGGCCGCTTTTTCCCCCTGA
- a CDS encoding lipopolysaccharide biosynthesis protein, which produces MARAVTGPGGGAGSGAGSETGAGALDPASGAGAADPATGSGLGGRVGSAIRWSAINSLLQRVSQVGVGVLLARLIAPEQFGVFAVALVVLNIVLSVSEMGVSVALVRTDEPVEDLAPTVTTLSILSGCLLFGICVVGAPYFAEAMDTPEATGVIRLMSFALVIAGASAVPGALLQREFRQDHKFAADTSAFVVGTTVVVVMALMGFGAWSLAWSRIATNLTAAVVMFAFTKQRYRPGFDPVKAREALSFGLPLAGASLLVFGVLNVDYIMVGHLLGTTALGFYMMAFNLANWPVGAFSQPVRSVSLAAFSQVRSDQERFAATFARALRLLALVTVPACVLLGSLSDPIVRVVYGERWAPSAAPLALLVLLGALRVALELGYDYLASAGRSKAILYIHVLWLVVLVPLLALGAHLDGIRGVAAAQSVVVLLFIVPAYLVAFKPYGLRPGLLGAAVARPVLGGVVMGAVAVGVQWAVDEPLLRLLVGGALSTLAYAAVVYPLRGEVIGVLRRGGA; this is translated from the coding sequence GTGGCGCGGGCAGTGACCGGACCGGGCGGCGGGGCAGGGTCAGGAGCGGGGAGCGAGACAGGGGCAGGGGCCCTCGATCCCGCCTCCGGGGCAGGGGCCGCCGATCCCGCCACCGGCTCCGGCCTGGGCGGTCGGGTCGGGTCTGCGATCCGGTGGAGCGCGATCAACAGCCTGCTCCAGCGGGTCAGCCAGGTCGGGGTCGGGGTGCTGCTGGCGCGGTTGATCGCGCCCGAGCAGTTCGGCGTGTTCGCGGTGGCGCTCGTGGTGCTCAACATCGTGCTGAGCGTCAGCGAGATGGGCGTCAGCGTGGCGCTGGTGCGCACCGACGAGCCGGTGGAGGACCTGGCGCCGACGGTCACGACGCTGTCGATCCTGTCCGGGTGCCTGCTGTTCGGCATCTGCGTGGTCGGGGCGCCGTACTTCGCCGAGGCGATGGACACGCCCGAGGCCACCGGGGTGATCCGGCTGATGTCGTTCGCGCTGGTCATCGCGGGCGCGTCGGCGGTTCCGGGCGCGCTGCTCCAGCGCGAGTTCCGGCAGGACCACAAGTTCGCGGCCGACACCTCGGCGTTCGTCGTCGGCACCACCGTGGTGGTCGTCATGGCGCTGATGGGGTTCGGGGCGTGGAGCCTGGCGTGGTCGCGGATCGCGACGAACCTGACCGCCGCGGTGGTGATGTTCGCGTTCACCAAGCAGCGGTACCGGCCGGGCTTCGACCCGGTGAAGGCCCGCGAGGCCCTGTCGTTCGGGCTGCCGCTGGCCGGGGCGAGCCTGCTGGTGTTCGGGGTGCTCAACGTCGACTACATCATGGTCGGCCACCTGCTGGGGACCACCGCGCTCGGCTTCTACATGATGGCGTTCAACCTGGCGAACTGGCCGGTCGGCGCGTTCTCGCAGCCGGTGCGCAGCGTGTCGCTGGCGGCGTTCTCGCAGGTCAGGAGCGATCAGGAGCGGTTCGCGGCGACGTTCGCGCGGGCGCTGCGGCTGCTGGCCCTGGTGACCGTGCCCGCGTGCGTGCTGCTCGGCTCGCTCAGCGACCCGATCGTGCGCGTGGTCTACGGCGAGCGCTGGGCCCCGTCCGCCGCGCCGCTGGCGCTGCTCGTGCTGCTGGGCGCGCTGCGGGTGGCGCTGGAGCTGGGCTACGACTACCTGGCGAGCGCGGGCCGCTCCAAGGCGATCCTGTACATCCACGTGCTGTGGCTGGTCGTGCTGGTGCCGCTGCTGGCGCTGGGCGCGCACCTGGACGGCATCCGGGGGGTCGCGGCGGCGCAGAGCGTGGTGGTGCTGCTGTTCATCGTGCCCGCGTACCTGGTGGCGTTCAAGCCGTACGGCCTGCGACCGGGCCTGCTGGGCGCCGCGGTGGCCAGGCCGGTGCTCGGCGGTGTGGTGATGGGCGCGGTGGCGGTCGGCGTGCAGTGGGCGGTGGACGAGCCGCTGCTGCGCCTGCTGGTGGGCGGCGCGCTGTCGACCCTGGCCTACGCGGCGGTCGTCTACCCGCTCAGGGGTGAGGTCATCGGCGTGCTGCGGAGGGGCGGGGCGTGA
- a CDS encoding NeuD/PglB/VioB family sugar acetyltransferase, giving the protein MTPRPLLLVGGGGLAREVLAAARLAPGEWAPLGALDDDPTKHGQALDGLPVLGGSELVHEHPDAAVVVCVASARRPLGRLALAGKLGLGQDRYGTITHPGAHVAPGCVIGPGTVLLAGVVVTTPLRLGAHVVAMPHVIITHDDEIGDGVTFAGGASLGGAVRVGESAYLGQRAAVREGLAIGAGAVVGMGAVVLADVPAGEVWAGVPARRILREGNRT; this is encoded by the coding sequence ATGACGCCGCGACCGCTGCTGCTGGTCGGGGGAGGGGGGTTGGCGCGCGAGGTGCTCGCCGCCGCCCGCCTCGCACCGGGGGAGTGGGCACCGCTCGGCGCGCTCGACGACGATCCGACCAAGCACGGGCAGGCCCTCGACGGCCTGCCCGTGCTGGGCGGTTCCGAGCTCGTGCACGAGCACCCCGATGCCGCCGTCGTGGTGTGCGTCGCCAGCGCCCGCCGCCCGCTCGGGCGGCTCGCGCTGGCCGGGAAGCTCGGCTTGGGGCAGGACCGGTACGGCACGATCACGCACCCCGGCGCGCACGTCGCGCCGGGGTGCGTGATCGGTCCGGGGACGGTCCTGCTCGCAGGCGTCGTGGTGACCACCCCGCTGCGCCTGGGCGCGCACGTGGTCGCCATGCCGCACGTGATCATCACCCACGACGACGAGATCGGCGACGGGGTCACCTTCGCCGGCGGCGCGTCGCTGGGTGGGGCGGTCCGCGTCGGGGAGAGCGCCTACCTGGGACAGCGCGCAGCCGTCCGGGAGGGCCTCGCGATCGGCGCGGGCGCAGTCGTGGGCATGGGAGCGGTCGTGCTGGCCGACGTGCCCGCGGGCGAGGTCTGGGCGGGCGTCCCGGCCAGGCGAATCCTTCGAGAGGGGAACCGCACGTGA
- a CDS encoding acyltransferase produces the protein MSGVRVHPNGLCESEDVGDGTRVWAFAHVLPGARIGRDCNICDGAFVEGSAVLGDRVTVKNGTLVFDGVTCEDEVFLGPNVLFTNDLRPRAAIKRTGEALLTTLVRRGATLGAGTVVVCGVEIGSHAFAAAGSVVTGDVPAHAFVAGNPARVKGWVCECGQRLSEALTCPDCAKSYREDGGGGAGGGGAGGGGVGGLTRAS, from the coding sequence GTGAGCGGGGTGCGGGTGCACCCGAACGGGCTGTGCGAGAGCGAGGACGTCGGCGACGGCACCCGCGTGTGGGCGTTCGCGCACGTGCTGCCCGGAGCCAGGATCGGGCGCGACTGCAACATCTGCGACGGGGCGTTCGTGGAGGGCAGCGCGGTGCTGGGGGACCGGGTGACGGTCAAGAACGGGACGCTGGTCTTCGACGGGGTGACCTGCGAGGACGAGGTCTTCCTCGGGCCCAACGTGCTGTTCACGAACGACCTGCGACCCAGGGCCGCGATCAAGCGGACCGGGGAGGCGCTGCTGACCACCCTGGTGCGCCGCGGGGCGACGCTGGGGGCGGGCACGGTGGTGGTGTGCGGCGTGGAGATCGGGTCGCACGCCTTCGCGGCGGCGGGGTCGGTCGTGACCGGGGACGTCCCGGCGCACGCGTTCGTGGCGGGCAACCCGGCCAGGGTGAAGGGGTGGGTGTGCGAGTGCGGGCAGCGCCTGTCCGAGGCGCTGACCTGCCCGGACTGCGCGAAGTCGTACCGGGAGGATGGTGGCGGTGGTGCTGGCGGCGGTGGTGCCGGTGGCGGTGGCGTCGGCGGGTTGACGCGGGCGTCCTGA
- a CDS encoding glycosyltransferase family 1 protein, translating to MSVRRRVHQVANIVRDGGLRGLGARALGRVAARLGGDGEVFPVRLEDVRAADVTRRPPVVVPPMPPDGRLTVNWVCTPPSPGSGGHTTMFRLVEHLEAAGHTCRLYLYDVYGSRAADHEPGIRAAYPGFRGEIHDVTGGMADAHAVFATAWMTAYPVFNDPCAGKRFYLVQDYEPWFFPRGGLSALAENTYRMGFHGFTAGRFLAGKLHDDAGMAADSFDFGCDTTRYRLLDGARRDGVVFYARRLAPRRAIEVGLLALEVFTREHPEVVVHTYGEKIGSLGNGHIDHGLVTPDELNRIYNRCYAGLSLSMTNVSLVPHEMLAAGCIPVVNEAEHNKIVLDNEFVRYAPATPHELARAMANVVTMKPQDFDALATKAAGSVTGRSWDDAGRELDRLLRRELGTPEA from the coding sequence GTGAGCGTGAGGCGGCGGGTGCACCAGGTCGCGAACATCGTTCGGGACGGCGGGCTGCGGGGGTTGGGCGCGCGGGCGCTGGGGAGGGTCGCGGCCCGGCTGGGCGGGGACGGGGAGGTGTTCCCGGTCCGGCTGGAGGACGTGCGGGCCGCCGACGTGACCCGGCGACCGCCGGTGGTCGTGCCGCCGATGCCGCCGGACGGGCGGCTGACCGTGAACTGGGTCTGCACACCCCCCTCCCCCGGTTCCGGCGGCCACACCACGATGTTCCGCCTGGTGGAGCACCTGGAGGCCGCAGGCCACACCTGCCGCCTCTACCTGTACGACGTCTACGGCAGCCGCGCGGCGGACCACGAACCGGGCATCCGAGCCGCCTACCCCGGCTTCCGGGGCGAGATCCACGACGTGACCGGGGGCATGGCCGACGCGCACGCCGTCTTCGCCACCGCCTGGATGACCGCCTACCCCGTGTTCAACGACCCGTGCGCGGGCAAGCGCTTCTACCTCGTGCAGGACTACGAGCCTTGGTTCTTCCCCCGCGGCGGCCTCTCGGCACTGGCCGAGAACACCTACCGGATGGGCTTCCACGGCTTCACCGCGGGCCGCTTCCTGGCCGGAAAGCTCCACGACGACGCCGGAATGGCCGCGGACTCGTTCGACTTCGGCTGCGACACAACCCGCTACCGCCTCCTGGACGGCGCGCGCCGAGACGGCGTGGTCTTCTACGCGAGACGCCTGGCCCCACGCCGGGCGATCGAGGTGGGCCTGCTGGCCCTGGAGGTCTTCACCCGCGAACACCCGGAAGTCGTAGTGCACACCTACGGCGAGAAGATCGGCTCGCTGGGCAACGGCCACATCGACCACGGCCTGGTGACCCCGGACGAGCTGAACCGGATCTACAACCGCTGCTACGCCGGTTTGTCACTGTCCATGACGAACGTGTCCCTGGTCCCGCACGAAATGCTGGCGGCGGGATGCATACCCGTGGTGAACGAGGCAGAGCACAACAAAATCGTCCTGGACAACGAGTTCGTCCGCTACGCCCCCGCAACCCCCCACGAACTGGCAAGGGCAATGGCCAACGTGGTGACCATGAAGCCACAAGACTTCGACGCCCTGGCCACCAAGGCCGCCGGAAGCGTAACCGGCCGCTCCTGGGACGACGCAGGCAGAGAGCTGGACCGGTTGCTGCGACGCGAACTGGGAACGCCCGAAGCCTAA
- a CDS encoding O-antigen ligase family protein, which translates to MERIRQRADGATLVCLYLLALLAIPARLVLSFVPMTLPPALVVALVLGVLWLSAQMVDTLNMGKGRNALRTAVAIYLTLHLCTYAVATRRFLPIDELTVADSGMVRIVATASVAIFACDAVRTRERLDRVMKLILVCTAGIAFVGLVQFGLGIDLAGYVSIPGLRAQENVYAAMETRSIFRRPTGTTNHPIEYGLVCAMSVGIGAHYVFQSRDEGKPYVRWLVCLALVGLGAMTALSRTAILGMTVAGVVMVATMPKRRKLTVVLVGGGFFLGASLVVPGLFGTLRGMFSNISDDPSVKARTSDYEAANEQIALHPLLGRGFGTFLPTKNPILDNQFLLTMIENGYLGLFALVGMFLAACYAVLRTRLLSSDENVRGMAACLLSAVLVGGIASVTFDLLAFSIATGMVFVMLGLSGAALRIAQAEAAERGWAPAPGRGRLGGKLKTAPRLRGRSTKPEEADAADG; encoded by the coding sequence GTGGAGCGGATCAGGCAGCGGGCCGACGGGGCGACCCTCGTCTGCCTGTACCTGCTCGCGCTGCTGGCCATCCCGGCGCGCCTGGTGCTGTCGTTCGTGCCGATGACGCTGCCGCCCGCGCTGGTCGTGGCTCTGGTGCTGGGCGTGCTGTGGCTGTCCGCGCAGATGGTCGACACGCTGAACATGGGCAAGGGCCGCAACGCCCTGCGCACCGCCGTGGCGATCTACCTGACGCTGCACCTGTGCACGTACGCCGTGGCGACGCGCCGCTTCCTGCCGATCGACGAGCTGACCGTGGCGGACAGCGGCATGGTCCGGATCGTGGCCACGGCCAGCGTCGCGATCTTCGCCTGCGACGCCGTCCGCACGCGGGAGCGGCTCGACCGGGTGATGAAGCTGATCCTGGTGTGCACGGCCGGGATCGCGTTCGTGGGCCTGGTGCAGTTCGGGCTGGGGATCGACCTGGCCGGGTACGTCTCCATCCCCGGTCTGCGGGCGCAGGAGAACGTGTACGCCGCCATGGAGACCCGGTCGATCTTCCGGCGGCCCACCGGGACCACGAACCACCCCATCGAGTACGGGCTGGTGTGCGCCATGTCCGTGGGGATCGGGGCGCACTACGTGTTCCAGTCCCGCGACGAGGGCAAGCCGTACGTGCGCTGGCTGGTGTGCCTGGCCCTGGTCGGCCTCGGGGCGATGACCGCGCTGTCGCGGACCGCGATCCTGGGCATGACCGTCGCCGGGGTGGTCATGGTGGCGACCATGCCCAAGCGGCGGAAGCTGACCGTGGTGCTGGTCGGCGGCGGGTTCTTCCTCGGGGCGAGCCTGGTGGTGCCGGGCCTGTTCGGCACGTTGCGCGGCATGTTCTCGAACATCAGCGACGACCCGAGCGTGAAGGCCAGGACCTCGGACTACGAGGCGGCGAACGAGCAGATCGCGCTGCACCCGCTGCTGGGCCGGGGGTTCGGGACGTTCCTGCCGACCAAGAACCCGATCCTGGACAACCAGTTCCTGCTGACGATGATCGAGAACGGCTACCTGGGGCTGTTCGCGCTGGTCGGAATGTTCCTGGCGGCGTGCTACGCGGTGCTGCGGACGCGGCTGCTGAGCTCGGACGAGAACGTGCGGGGCATGGCCGCCTGCCTGCTGTCGGCGGTGCTGGTCGGCGGGATCGCGTCGGTGACGTTCGACCTGCTGGCGTTCAGCATCGCCACCGGGATGGTGTTCGTGATGCTGGGGCTGAGCGGCGCGGCGCTGCGGATCGCCCAGGCCGAGGCCGCCGAGCGCGGCTGGGCGCCCGCGCCGGGACGCGGGCGGCTGGGGGGCAAGCTGAAGACCGCGCCCCGTCTGCGGGGCAGGTCCACCAAGCCAGAGGAAGCGGACGCCGCCGACGGATGA
- a CDS encoding DegT/DnrJ/EryC1/StrS family aminotransferase, with the protein MIDIPLVDLRAQHAQVADEVAEGWAAVLERTAFIGGPQVAAFESEFADYQGVAHCVGVANGTDAIELALRALGVGHGDECVLPANTFIATAEAVARAGATPVLVDCVAGTGLIDPEKIPAALTDRTRAVLPVHLYGQAAPVELVRAAAPGVPVVEDAAQAQGASRFGVPVGGLGEIAATSFYPGKNLGAYGDGGAVLTSSAELAEAVRLLREHGSPRKYEHPALGFNSRLDTLQAVVLSAKLRRLEGWNEARRAAAARYAELLADLPDVLAPEVLEGNTPVWHLYVVRVPNRDRVLAALHEAGVGAGIHYPTPVHLTGAFASLGHGAGDFPVSESVAAGILSLPLFPEITEEQQHRVVAALKAAL; encoded by the coding sequence GTGATCGACATCCCGCTGGTGGACCTGCGCGCTCAGCACGCCCAGGTCGCCGACGAGGTCGCCGAGGGGTGGGCCGCGGTGCTGGAGCGCACCGCGTTCATCGGCGGACCGCAGGTGGCGGCGTTCGAGTCCGAGTTCGCCGACTACCAGGGCGTCGCGCACTGCGTCGGCGTCGCCAACGGCACCGACGCCATCGAGCTGGCGTTGCGCGCGCTCGGCGTGGGCCACGGCGACGAGTGCGTCCTGCCCGCCAACACCTTCATCGCGACCGCCGAGGCCGTGGCCCGCGCGGGCGCGACCCCCGTGCTGGTCGACTGCGTGGCCGGGACCGGCCTGATCGACCCGGAGAAGATCCCGGCCGCGCTGACCGACCGCACCAGGGCCGTCCTGCCCGTGCACCTCTACGGCCAGGCCGCCCCGGTGGAGCTGGTCAGGGCCGCCGCGCCCGGCGTCCCGGTCGTGGAGGACGCCGCGCAGGCCCAGGGCGCGTCCCGCTTCGGCGTCCCCGTGGGCGGGCTGGGCGAGATCGCCGCGACCAGCTTCTACCCCGGCAAGAACCTCGGCGCCTACGGCGACGGCGGCGCGGTCCTGACCTCGTCCGCCGAGCTGGCCGAGGCGGTCCGGCTGCTGCGCGAGCACGGCTCCCCGCGCAAGTACGAGCACCCGGCGCTGGGCTTCAACAGCAGGCTGGACACCCTGCAGGCGGTGGTGCTGTCCGCGAAGCTGCGCAGGCTGGAGGGCTGGAACGAGGCCCGCCGCGCCGCAGCCGCCCGGTACGCCGAGCTCCTGGCCGACCTGCCGGACGTGCTGGCGCCGGAGGTGCTGGAGGGCAACACCCCGGTGTGGCACCTGTACGTGGTCCGGGTCCCGAACCGCGACCGCGTGCTGGCCGCGCTGCACGAGGCCGGTGTCGGCGCGGGCATCCACTACCCGACCCCGGTCCACCTGACCGGAGCCTTCGCCTCGCTCGGGCACGGGGCGGGGGACTTCCCGGTGAGCGAGTCGGTGGCCGCCGGCATCCTCTCCCTGCCGCTGTTCCCGGAGATCACCGAGGAGCAGCAGCACCGCGTGGTGGCCGCGCTGAAGGCCGCCCTGTGA